A window of Christiangramia forsetii KT0803 contains these coding sequences:
- a CDS encoding SixA phosphatase family protein has protein sequence MKRLILVRHGKSSWNNNLPDHKRPLKKRAYNDAKIVINAFKHFYESGASFRTSYAVRAHETAKLFKEALNVPEQDFKVLEELYTFNQNDLLSVIKSSSDKIGKLIVFGHNPAMTILVNSLGDKKIENLPTTGLCVIDFEEDSWEDLRNGKTILTLFPKNLR, from the coding sequence ATGAAAAGATTGATTTTAGTTAGGCATGGAAAATCCTCATGGAATAATAATCTTCCAGATCACAAGAGACCTTTAAAGAAAAGGGCATATAATGATGCAAAAATTGTTATTAATGCCTTTAAGCATTTTTATGAATCCGGCGCTTCCTTTAGAACCAGCTATGCTGTAAGGGCACACGAAACGGCAAAATTATTTAAAGAAGCTTTGAATGTACCAGAACAGGACTTTAAAGTTCTGGAAGAACTGTATACTTTCAATCAAAATGATCTTTTATCGGTAATAAAATCTTCTTCAGATAAAATTGGTAAACTTATTGTTTTTGGTCATAATCCAGCCATGACCATTCTGGTAAATTCCCTGGGAGATAAAAAAATTGAAAACCTTCCTACAACAGGATTATGTGTGATAGATTTTGAAGAAGACTCCTGGGAAGATTTGCGAAATGGAAAAACGATCTTAACCTTATTTCCCAAAAACTTACGATAA
- a CDS encoding tRNA-(ms[2]io[6]A)-hydroxylase: MLGLKLPTDPRWADIAEKNIEDILVDHAYCEQKAASTAISLIVTYPEYSELVTAMTALAREEMGHFKMVHDRLLKMGFSMGWDRKDEYVLKLREFFPKGGSRSTQLVHRLLIAGLIEARSCERFRLLSEELEDKELAKFYRDLMVSEANHYTMFLKFARQYGDRETVDKKWQDLLEFEGAIMKDLGENESIHG, encoded by the coding sequence ATGTTAGGACTAAAATTACCAACAGATCCCAGATGGGCCGATATCGCAGAAAAAAATATTGAAGATATACTTGTAGACCATGCATACTGCGAACAGAAAGCAGCGTCTACGGCAATTTCTTTGATTGTAACGTATCCAGAATATTCTGAATTGGTCACAGCCATGACCGCCCTCGCCAGGGAAGAAATGGGACATTTTAAGATGGTGCATGATCGTCTTCTTAAAATGGGATTCAGCATGGGTTGGGATAGAAAAGATGAATATGTATTAAAACTACGTGAGTTCTTCCCTAAAGGGGGAAGCAGAAGCACCCAATTAGTTCACCGTCTTCTTATTGCGGGATTAATAGAAGCAAGAAGTTGCGAGCGATTCAGACTACTTTCTGAGGAACTTGAGGATAAGGAGCTGGCTAAATTTTACCGTGATCTTATGGTAAGTGAAGCGAATCACTATACCATGTTTTTGAAATTTGCGAGGCAGTATGGTGACCGGGAAACTGTAGATAAAAAATGGCAGGACCTTTTAGAGTTCGAGGGCGCTATCATGAAAGACTTGGGTGAAAATGAAAGTATTCACGGCTAG
- a CDS encoding glycoside hydrolase family 16 protein: protein MKKISAFSILTILFIQMLHSQNYKLIWNEEFNYSGKPDAEKWNYETGFIRNLEEQIYTKRKKNLRIKNGKLEIIARKEKIKNKRFDPEVQNYRINTEFAEYTSGSINTKDKFEFKYGRVEVRAKLPKGQGVWPAIWMLGANFEEIEYPYAGEIDIMEHVGKVPDEIHATVHYPWDNPQGITSNGGTRLLDNPSEKFHVYSVSWTDEKIEFLIDNSVYHSFDIDQAGEKTNPFRKPFYLILNLALGGNWAGEVNPEIFPQKFIIDYVRVYKKIEE, encoded by the coding sequence ATGAAAAAAATTTCAGCATTTTCAATTCTCACTATCTTATTTATTCAAATGCTGCATTCTCAAAATTATAAATTGATCTGGAATGAGGAATTTAATTATTCCGGAAAACCTGATGCTGAAAAATGGAATTACGAAACCGGATTTATTAGAAATCTCGAGGAACAGATCTATACTAAAAGAAAAAAAAATCTTAGAATTAAAAATGGGAAGCTGGAAATCATTGCCCGGAAAGAAAAAATCAAGAATAAAAGGTTTGATCCTGAAGTACAAAACTACCGTATAAATACCGAATTCGCAGAATATACTTCCGGAAGTATCAACACCAAAGATAAATTCGAATTTAAGTATGGTCGTGTAGAGGTAAGAGCAAAACTTCCAAAGGGACAGGGCGTCTGGCCGGCAATCTGGATGTTAGGAGCTAATTTCGAAGAGATTGAATATCCCTATGCCGGGGAGATTGATATTATGGAACATGTTGGTAAGGTTCCAGATGAAATTCATGCTACCGTTCATTATCCCTGGGATAATCCGCAGGGAATTACATCTAATGGCGGAACCCGGTTATTAGATAATCCTTCCGAAAAATTTCATGTGTACTCGGTTAGCTGGACCGATGAAAAGATCGAATTCTTAATTGACAATTCTGTATATCACAGTTTTGATATTGATCAAGCCGGAGAAAAGACCAATCCTTTTAGAAAGCCTTTCTATTTAATCCTTAACCTGGCACTTGGAGGAAACTGGGCGGGAGAAGTAAATCCCGAAATTTTCCCCCAGAAGTTTATTATTGATTATGTAAGAGTTTACAAGAAAATTGAAGAATAA
- the pdxH gene encoding pyridoxamine 5'-phosphate oxidase — translation MEKDLANYRRSYEKGELLERDIPDDPYILFESWFNLADNSKNVEEANAMSISTVGKDLMPKTRVVLLKSFDPDGLYFYTNYDSVKGRDLDENPKCCISFFWPSLEKQIIIQGEVVKVSSKKSEEYFHSRPRGSQLGAHASNQSSVIPSREYLEERLTKLEQKYLKKEIPKPKEWGGFLFKPVAFEFWQGRASRLHDRILFTKKDDNWKIERLAP, via the coding sequence ATGGAAAAGGACTTAGCAAATTATCGAAGATCATACGAAAAAGGAGAATTACTGGAACGGGATATTCCAGACGATCCGTATATATTATTCGAATCCTGGTTTAATTTAGCCGATAATTCCAAGAATGTTGAAGAAGCAAATGCTATGAGTATTTCTACGGTTGGTAAAGATTTGATGCCAAAAACCAGGGTAGTTTTATTAAAAAGTTTTGATCCAGATGGCTTATATTTTTACACTAATTACGATTCTGTAAAAGGAAGAGATCTCGATGAAAATCCAAAGTGTTGTATTTCTTTTTTTTGGCCTTCTCTCGAAAAACAGATCATTATACAAGGTGAGGTCGTAAAAGTTAGTAGTAAAAAGTCCGAAGAATATTTTCATTCCAGACCGCGAGGTAGTCAGCTAGGGGCTCATGCTTCAAACCAGAGTTCGGTAATTCCTTCAAGAGAGTATCTTGAAGAGAGGTTAACAAAACTAGAGCAAAAATATCTTAAAAAGGAAATTCCAAAGCCTAAAGAATGGGGTGGATTTTTATTCAAGCCAGTTGCTTTTGAATTCTGGCAGGGTAGGGCAAGCCGTTTACATGATAGGATCTTGTTTACAAAAAAAGATGATAATTGGAAAATTGAAAGATTAGCACCATAA
- the ppk1 gene encoding polyphosphate kinase 1 codes for MAEKRYINRELSWLSFNARVLQEAADETVPLIERLRFLGIFSNNLDEFFKVRYATVKRIDLAGKAGKKVLGGIKASKLLEEITKIVIDQQSESLKILEDIQTKLRDHDIHIIKEDQVTRNQQDFIKNFFLSKVSPALVTIILNDLPEMPSLKDSAAYLAVKMVMTDETEPAQGISKILNKSTKEKRYVLIEIPKNIERFVVLPEENGKQYIILLDDLIRYNLNTIFNIFKYESLSAHMIKITRDAGLDLDSDLSKSFIDKISDSVKDRIKGDPVRFVYDKNIDTDTLTYLMNKMGIESTDSIIPGGRYHNRRDYMDFPSLGRGDLQYEVREPLPIPGLILQTSVLKGIAEKDYLLYTPYQSFAYVVKFLREAALDPKVKTIKITIYRLAKISHIASSLINAVKNGKKVTVQIELRARFDEVANIRYAEQMQEEGVKLIFGVPGLKVHCKTCIIEREEEGKLKKYGFISTGNFNENTSRLYTDYTLFTADASILKEVNLVFDFFETNYKVNKYKHLIVSPHYTRNTIYNLIQNEIDNAKNGKPAGIRLKLNSLSDNGVIDKLYMASKAGVKVKLLVRGICCLIPGVEGLSENIEAISIVDKFLEHPRVFIFDNKQDPRVYISSADFMTRNLDQRVEISCPIYDKDIKQELIETFDISWKDNVKARNHCRGMENPYRKSTGPKVRSQFALYDYYLKKIDINE; via the coding sequence ATGGCTGAAAAACGTTATATAAACAGAGAGTTGAGCTGGTTATCTTTTAATGCCAGGGTTTTACAGGAAGCGGCTGATGAGACTGTACCATTGATAGAAAGGCTTAGATTTCTTGGAATTTTTTCAAACAATCTCGACGAATTTTTTAAAGTACGTTATGCTACGGTAAAACGTATAGACCTTGCAGGGAAAGCTGGGAAAAAGGTGCTTGGAGGAATAAAAGCGAGCAAACTTTTAGAGGAAATTACAAAGATAGTGATAGATCAACAGTCTGAAAGCCTCAAAATATTAGAGGATATTCAAACAAAATTGAGGGATCACGATATTCATATAATTAAAGAGGATCAGGTAACCAGAAATCAACAGGACTTTATTAAGAACTTTTTTCTTAGCAAAGTAAGCCCAGCCTTAGTGACCATAATTCTGAACGATCTTCCCGAGATGCCATCATTAAAGGATAGTGCTGCATATTTAGCAGTAAAAATGGTAATGACAGATGAAACCGAGCCTGCTCAGGGTATTTCAAAAATTCTAAATAAATCAACAAAAGAAAAGAGGTACGTTCTAATCGAGATTCCGAAGAATATAGAACGTTTTGTAGTGCTGCCAGAAGAAAATGGAAAGCAGTATATAATTTTATTGGATGATCTTATACGTTATAATCTCAATACTATCTTCAATATTTTTAAATATGAAAGTCTTTCCGCTCACATGATCAAAATTACCAGAGATGCGGGATTGGACCTGGATAGTGATTTGAGTAAAAGCTTTATTGATAAAATTTCAGATAGTGTAAAAGACAGAATCAAAGGAGATCCCGTAAGATTCGTTTATGATAAGAATATAGATACTGATACCCTCACGTATCTTATGAATAAAATGGGAATTGAATCTACAGATAGTATTATTCCCGGTGGTAGATATCATAATCGTCGGGATTATATGGATTTTCCAAGCTTGGGAAGGGGAGACCTTCAATATGAAGTGAGAGAGCCTTTGCCTATTCCCGGTTTAATTCTGCAAACAAGTGTACTAAAAGGAATTGCAGAAAAAGATTATCTTTTATATACACCCTATCAGAGTTTTGCCTACGTGGTAAAGTTTCTTCGGGAAGCCGCTTTGGATCCTAAGGTAAAAACTATAAAAATCACTATTTATAGACTGGCAAAGATATCTCATATTGCCAGTTCCCTTATAAATGCCGTAAAGAACGGAAAAAAGGTTACCGTTCAAATTGAGCTTAGAGCCCGTTTTGATGAAGTTGCCAATATCCGGTATGCAGAACAGATGCAGGAAGAAGGCGTGAAGCTAATTTTTGGAGTGCCGGGACTTAAGGTTCACTGTAAAACCTGTATAATAGAAAGGGAGGAAGAAGGTAAATTAAAGAAATATGGTTTTATAAGTACAGGGAATTTCAATGAGAATACGTCCCGTTTATATACCGATTATACTTTATTCACCGCAGATGCTTCAATTTTGAAAGAAGTGAACCTGGTTTTCGACTTTTTTGAAACGAACTATAAGGTAAATAAATACAAGCATCTTATTGTATCTCCGCATTATACCAGGAATACCATTTATAATTTGATTCAGAATGAGATTGATAATGCTAAAAATGGAAAGCCTGCTGGTATTCGTCTAAAACTGAATAGTCTTTCAGATAACGGTGTAATTGATAAGCTTTATATGGCAAGCAAAGCAGGTGTTAAAGTTAAATTACTTGTGCGCGGCATATGCTGTTTGATTCCAGGAGTTGAAGGACTAAGCGAGAATATTGAAGCTATTAGTATTGTAGATAAATTCCTGGAGCATCCTCGAGTCTTTATATTTGACAATAAACAAGATCCACGGGTTTATATATCTTCCGCAGATTTTATGACAAGAAACCTGGATCAGCGAGTAGAAATTTCATGTCCTATTTACGATAAAGATATTAAACAGGAACTCATTGAGACTTTCGATATAAGCTGGAAGGATAATGTGAAAGCAAGAAATCATTGTCGCGGCATGGAAAATCCATACCGTAAAAGTACAGGCCCGAAGGTAAGATCTCAGTTTGCCTTATATGATTATTATTTAAAAAAAATTGACATTAACGAGTAA
- the dnaX gene encoding DNA polymerase III subunit gamma/tau, with protein sequence MEHFVVSARKYRPQTFKDVVGQQAITNTLANAINNNHLAQALLFTGPRGVGKTTCARILAKMINQKETQDPNEDFAFNIFELDAASNNSVDDIRNLIDQVRIPPQVGNYKVYIIDEVHMLSASAFNAFLKTLEEPPKHAIFILATTEKHKIIPTILSRCQIFDFKRITVTDAKNYLAHIAEQEGVNAEDDALHIIAQKADGAMRDALSIYDRVVSFSGNDLTRQAVTENLNVLDYDTYMEVTDLVLENNIPQLLVKFNDILSSGFDGHHFIAGLASHFRDLLVCKDQKTIILLEVGEQTKAKYFEQSQKASHQFLFEAIELANSCDLKYKSSHNQRLLVELCMMQLASITFDSEKKKSDRKIIPASNFEQEAVSIPSEKKELVRENEHDISSPSEESSIPKPKVATETCAKENEEPYYSEESPAEINSVGEIPEEAEIQKKTEISDFTENEAQKTGEEDSEKPKTSNSEIVNQDDKDAFETAAEEPSKETQPAKKAFPDIKREKVSGLSIKSIGRKKELAEQQKAMMPVEEVMDDDFNEEDLVKQWKNYTEKLKRKGEKILASIFESQIPTLEDRNIHLTFPNETMKLDLEREENRLMTYLKAHLRNTHISLIIHVDEATSRKYAFTPQEKYEKLKEANPLLDKLRATFDLDV encoded by the coding sequence ATGGAGCATTTCGTAGTATCGGCAAGAAAATACAGGCCACAAACCTTTAAGGATGTCGTTGGCCAGCAGGCTATCACAAATACCCTGGCAAATGCCATAAATAATAACCACCTGGCTCAGGCATTATTATTTACGGGACCTCGTGGGGTTGGTAAAACTACCTGCGCTCGTATTCTTGCAAAAATGATCAATCAGAAGGAAACGCAGGATCCCAATGAGGATTTCGCATTCAATATTTTTGAACTGGATGCCGCCTCTAATAACTCTGTAGATGATATTCGAAATTTAATCGATCAGGTTAGAATTCCTCCGCAAGTTGGGAATTACAAGGTCTATATTATTGATGAGGTGCATATGTTATCTGCATCGGCTTTCAATGCATTTTTGAAAACACTGGAAGAGCCACCAAAACATGCTATTTTCATCCTGGCAACTACAGAAAAGCATAAGATTATCCCAACGATACTCTCCCGTTGTCAGATTTTCGATTTCAAAAGAATTACCGTTACCGATGCAAAAAATTACCTAGCCCATATCGCTGAACAGGAAGGCGTAAATGCGGAAGATGACGCCTTACATATTATTGCCCAGAAAGCAGATGGCGCCATGCGTGATGCTCTTTCCATCTATGATAGAGTTGTTAGTTTTAGTGGAAATGATCTTACAAGGCAGGCAGTTACAGAAAACTTAAATGTTCTGGACTACGATACCTATATGGAGGTAACCGACCTTGTTCTTGAAAATAATATTCCACAATTACTGGTCAAATTCAATGATATTTTATCCAGCGGTTTCGACGGACATCATTTTATAGCCGGTCTTGCATCCCATTTCAGAGATCTGTTAGTTTGCAAAGATCAAAAAACAATTATTCTTCTAGAGGTTGGAGAACAAACAAAAGCCAAATATTTCGAGCAGTCCCAAAAAGCTTCACATCAGTTTTTATTTGAAGCTATAGAGCTTGCTAATTCCTGTGATCTCAAATATAAGAGCAGTCATAATCAAAGATTGCTGGTAGAGCTTTGCATGATGCAACTTGCTTCTATCACCTTTGATTCAGAAAAAAAAAAGTCTGACCGGAAAATAATTCCAGCTTCAAATTTTGAACAGGAAGCAGTAAGCATTCCTTCTGAAAAAAAAGAACTTGTTAGAGAAAATGAACATGATATTTCTTCTCCTTCAGAAGAAAGTTCAATTCCCAAACCTAAAGTTGCCACTGAAACCTGCGCAAAAGAAAATGAAGAGCCTTATTATTCAGAAGAAAGTCCTGCAGAAATAAATTCCGTAGGAGAAATACCTGAAGAAGCTGAAATTCAGAAAAAAACTGAAATCAGTGATTTTACTGAAAATGAAGCTCAAAAAACAGGTGAAGAAGATTCAGAAAAACCAAAAACTTCTAATTCTGAAATTGTAAATCAGGACGATAAGGATGCCTTCGAGACTGCTGCAGAAGAACCTTCAAAAGAAACCCAACCTGCAAAAAAAGCTTTTCCTGATATTAAAAGGGAAAAGGTCTCTGGCCTCTCCATTAAAAGTATTGGCAGGAAAAAAGAACTTGCTGAGCAGCAAAAGGCGATGATGCCTGTAGAGGAAGTGATGGATGATGATTTTAATGAAGAAGATCTTGTTAAACAGTGGAAAAATTACACCGAAAAATTAAAGAGAAAAGGAGAAAAAATACTTGCTTCTATTTTTGAATCGCAGATTCCAACTCTGGAAGATAGGAACATTCATCTTACTTTCCCAAATGAGACCATGAAACTGGATCTCGAAAGAGAAGAAAACAGGTTGATGACCTATTTAAAAGCTCATTTACGAAACACGCATATTAGCCTTATTATTCATGTAGATGAAGCCACTTCCAGAAAATATGCTTTTACTCCACAGGAGAAATATGAAAAGCTAAAAGAGGCAAACCCGCTACTTGATAAATTAAGGGCAACATTTGATTTAGACGTTTAA
- a CDS encoding rod shape-determining protein gives MINQKTYAAIDIGSNAVRLLVSTITEKEGKETNFRKTSLVRVPIRLGADVFLKQKVSEKNTTRMIDTMHAFKLIMKSHGVEKYKACATSAMREAKNGAEIADIIKEKSGIEIEIIDGSHEAAIIAATDLHALIQNDCNYLYVDVGGGSTEYTMYSNGKTVTSKSFKVGTVRMMEDLVEHKTWEEMQQWVKETTREYDDIDLIGSGGNINNIFKTSGKKEGKPLSLKYLKDYDEKLNSHTYEERITELDLKNDRADVIIPASKIYVNSMKWARANWIYVPKIGLADGIIKSLYNDTRSRKKT, from the coding sequence ATGATAAATCAAAAAACATACGCAGCGATTGATATTGGTTCTAATGCCGTAAGACTATTAGTGTCTACCATTACCGAAAAAGAAGGCAAGGAAACAAACTTTAGAAAGACTTCACTGGTAAGAGTGCCAATTAGATTGGGTGCAGATGTCTTCTTAAAACAAAAAGTTTCTGAAAAAAACACCACAAGAATGATCGATACCATGCATGCTTTTAAATTAATTATGAAGTCACATGGAGTAGAAAAATATAAAGCCTGTGCAACATCAGCGATGAGGGAAGCAAAAAATGGAGCTGAAATTGCCGATATTATAAAGGAAAAATCAGGAATTGAAATTGAAATTATAGATGGAAGTCATGAAGCGGCAATTATTGCGGCTACAGATTTGCATGCGCTTATTCAAAATGACTGTAATTATTTATATGTAGATGTAGGTGGTGGGAGTACGGAATACACGATGTATAGCAATGGAAAAACTGTTACCTCAAAATCCTTCAAAGTGGGAACGGTAAGAATGATGGAAGATCTTGTAGAACACAAGACCTGGGAAGAGATGCAGCAATGGGTGAAGGAAACTACCAGGGAATATGATGATATAGACCTTATAGGCTCAGGAGGAAATATAAATAATATTTTCAAAACGAGCGGTAAAAAAGAGGGGAAGCCTTTAAGTTTAAAATATTTAAAGGACTATGACGAAAAATTAAATTCCCATACATATGAAGAAAGAATCACAGAGCTTGATCTTAAAAATGACAGGGCAGATGTGATTATTCCTGCTTCTAAAATATATGTAAACTCTATGAAGTGGGCTAGAGCTAATTGGATCTATGTGCCAAAGATTGGTCTGGCAGATGGGATTATCAAGTCACTTTATAATGATACTAGATCTAGGAAAAAGACCTAG